A genome region from Brevibacillus laterosporus includes the following:
- a CDS encoding XRE family transcriptional regulator encodes MRIIAKQAFASFRVRKGYTQKKLAQRVKASLTHVSRVEKGQSFPSPVLAQTFCSELECTFDDIFFVKLYSKEDTVT; translated from the coding sequence ATGAGAATTATTGCAAAGCAAGCTTTTGCATCCTTTCGTGTAAGAAAGGGCTATACACAAAAAAAATTAGCTCAAAGAGTCAAAGCATCGCTTACTCACGTAAGTAGAGTAGAAAAGGGTCAATCTTTTCCAAGCCCCGTATTAGCACAAACCTTCTGTTCTGAGCTAGAGTGTACCTTTGATGATATTTTTTTTGTTAAATTGTATTCAAAAGAGGACACGGTTACATAA